In Mustela lutreola isolate mMusLut2 chromosome 1, mMusLut2.pri, whole genome shotgun sequence, one genomic interval encodes:
- the LOC131833963 gene encoding cytochrome c-like yields MGDVEKGKKIFVQKSAQCHTVEKGGKHKTGPNLHGLFGRKTGQALGFSYTDANKNKGITWGEETLMEYLENPKKYIPGTKMIFAGIKKTGERADLIAYLKKATKE; encoded by the coding sequence ATGGGTGATGTTGAGAAGGGCAAGAAGATTTTTGTTCAGAAGTCTGCCCAGTGCCATACCGTGGAAAAGGGAGGCAAGCACAAGACTGGGCCAAATCTCCATGGTTTATTTGGCCGAAAGACCGGTCAGGCCCTTGGATTTTCTTACACGGATGCCAACAAGAATAAAGGCATCACCTGGGGAGAGGAGACACTGATGGAGTATTTGGAGAATCCCAAGAAGTACATCCCTGGGACAAAAATGATCTTCGCTGGCATTAAGAAGACGGGGGAAAGAGCAGACTTGATAGCTTATCTCAAAAAAGCTACTAAGGAGTAA